Proteins encoded in a region of the Dendropsophus ebraccatus isolate aDenEbr1 chromosome 11, aDenEbr1.pat, whole genome shotgun sequence genome:
- the LOC138768213 gene encoding serine/threonine-protein kinase SIK2-like — MVILKDGSAPRRPLRVGFYDIEGTLGKGNFAVVKLARHRVTNTQVAIKIIDKTRLDCANLEKIYREIQIMKRLRHPHIIRLYQVMETKDMIYIVTEYARNGELFDYLTARGRLSEEEARTKFLHILSAVEYCHKQNIVHRDLKTENLLLSDNMNVKLADFGFGNFYMEGRPLSTWCGSPPYAAPEVFQGKEYEGPLLDVWSLGVVLYVLLCGSFPFDGPNLPTLRQRVLDGRFRIPYYMSQDCESLLRRMLVVDPGKRLSIAQIRQHRWFQGVPPQQPLQDNGLPAPKPCMQVLAIMQTLGIDRERTLQALQNDTYDHYAAIYYLLVERLQESRFGQSPATEVKATLECVKAPSPSGSSILCQPQAAVADYDCELSGPLQTLLCLGEPPLVGAPVSALCPPLQESSLHEEPQLYEKIRRPLAPDIQVSSMSSSHNSPENCLQPSSLHPLLETGDLRSTAPLSAQSAAPVLQHQGIPSPSRLLPLTFQEGRRASDTYLTQGASALRQLRRSVRVRGLLCLSKLRHRGICTRGGRSADRVAGDPQGFLLDVLQQQKLLQISLSAPSTSPPAPPLLHNKISHCYLDPKFLTEAHVWPLTPMTCSVAPPLCSE, encoded by the exons ATGGTGATTCTCAAGGATGGCAGTGCCCCCCGCAGGCCCCTCCGGGTAGGCTTTTATGACATTGAAGGGACTCTCGGAAAGGGAAACTTTGCAGTGGTGAAACTAGCAAGACATCGGGTGACCAACACACAG GTCGCTATTAAAATCATAGACAAAACACGACTGGATTGCGCCAATCTAGAGAAGATTTATAGGGAAATTCAGATCATGAAACGCCTACGCCACCCGCACATAATCCGTCTGTATCAG GTTATGGAGACCAAAGACATGATTTATATCGTCACAGAGTATGCCAGAAACGGAGAGTTATTTG ATTACCTGACCGCTCGGGGCCGCCTGTCTGAGGAGGAAGCGCGCACCAAGTTCCTGCATATCCTCTCAGCGGTGGAGTATTGTCACAAACAGAACATTGTCCACCGAGATCTGAAGACTGAGAACCTCCTGCTGAGTGACAACATGAACGTCAAGCTGGCTG ATTTTGGGTTTGGCAACTTCTACATGGAAGGACGACCACTCAGCACCTGGTGTGGTAGCCCCCCTTACGCTGCGCCGGAGGTGTTCCAGGGGAAGGAGTATGAGGGCCCCCTACTGGATGTCTGG AGTTTAGGGGTCGTCCTGTATGTCTTGCTTTGTGGATCGTTTCCCTTTGATGGACCAAACCTGCCCACCCTGCGACAGCGGGTCCTGGACGGGCGCTTCCGAATCCCGTATTACATGTCCCAAG ACTGTGAGTCTCTGCTGCGCCGGATGCTGGTAGTCGATCCCGGGAAGCGGCTGAGCATTGCACAGATCAGGCAGCATCGGTGGTTCCAGGGCGTGCCCCCCCAGCAGCCGCTTCAGGACAATGGCCTCCCTGCACCCAAACCCTGTATGCAGGTCCTAGCTATCATGCAGACTCTGGGCATCGACAGAGAGCGCACCCTGCAG GCTCTACAGAATGACACGTATGATCACTACGCCGCCATCTACTACCTCCTGGTGGAGCGCCTGCAGGAGTCGCGGTTTGGACAGTCTCCAGCGACAGAAGTCAAAGCCACCCTGGAATGTGTCAAG GCCCCCTCCCCCTCAGGCTCTTCTATCCTGTGTCAGCCGCAGGCAGCAGTCGCTGATTATGATTGTGAGCTCAGTGGTCCACTGCAG ACTCTGCTGTGTTTGGGGGAGCCGCCCCTGGTTGGGGCCCCTGTATCGGCCCTGTGCCCTCCGCTGCAGGAGTCCTCGTTGCATGAGGAGCCACAGCTGTATGAGAAGATCCGGAGGCCACTGGCACCAG ACATTCAGGTTTCCTCCATGTCTTCCTCGCATAACAGCCCAGAGAATTGTCTGCAGCCGtcctccctccaccccctgctggaGACCGGTGACCTGCGATCCACAGCGCCCCTCAGTGCTCAGTCAGCTGCTCCTGTCCTGCAGCATCAGGGAATCCCCTCTCCCAGCCGACTCCTGCCCCTCACCTTCCAGGAGGGGCGCCGAGCGTCTGACACCTACCTGACACAAG GAGCCAGTGCTCTTCGTCAGCTACGGAGGTCGGTGCGGGTGCGCGGTCTATTGTGTCTCAGTAAGCTGCGGCATCGAGGGATCTGTACACGTGGAGGGCGCTCTGCAGACCGTGTTGCTGGGGATCCCCAGGGCTTCctgctggatgtgctgcagcagcagaa GTTACTCCAGATTTCCCTCTCGGCCCCCAGCAcgtcccccccagcccccccgctGCTCCACAATAAGATCTCACATTGCTACTTGGACCCCAAGTTTCTCACAGAAGCTCATGTGTGGCCGCTGACACCTATGACATGTAGCGTGGCTCCCCCGCTGTGCAgtgaatga